The following coding sequences lie in one Negativicutes bacterium genomic window:
- a CDS encoding lysophospholipid acyltransferase family protein, with translation MQYIILKTISKILCLLPYNFILQLGAWLGVLYYYLVRKQTKRSEKQLQESLKLSDAEIKAINKNLYKHVGRTFLEIMYMPRLNQNNIETYFEVENKHYIDEALAENKGVVLLTAHLGNWEWLGAFLALSNYPITTVIKRQPNDQHTQILNEYREMVGIEVFARGTTELVGAAKALKKGKILAFLADQDAGEGGAWIKFLGKPASTPLGPAAFSKRLKSPILPVFIVRQQSGKHKVIVKEALYYENTGNDLQDEYAVTVKMTRVIEDIIIANPSQWLWFQKRWNTTAEMMKHNLLIDKD, from the coding sequence ATGCAATATATAATTTTAAAAACAATTAGTAAAATATTATGTTTATTACCATATAATTTTATTTTGCAACTAGGGGCGTGGTTAGGGGTTTTATATTACTATTTAGTAAGAAAACAAACTAAGCGCAGTGAAAAACAGTTGCAGGAAAGTCTGAAATTATCTGATGCTGAAATTAAAGCAATTAATAAAAATTTATATAAACATGTCGGTAGAACCTTTTTAGAAATAATGTATATGCCGAGATTAAATCAAAATAATATTGAAACTTACTTTGAAGTAGAGAACAAGCATTATATTGACGAGGCTTTAGCGGAAAATAAAGGGGTAGTTCTCTTGACGGCTCATCTTGGCAATTGGGAGTGGCTTGGGGCGTTTTTAGCACTTAGTAACTATCCGATAACGACGGTTATTAAGCGTCAACCGAATGACCAACACACTCAAATTCTCAATGAATATCGTGAGATGGTTGGGATTGAGGTTTTTGCGCGGGGTACGACAGAATTGGTCGGAGCAGCTAAAGCTTTGAAAAAAGGAAAAATTTTAGCTTTTTTAGCAGATCAGGATGCCGGAGAAGGTGGCGCTTGGATAAAATTTTTGGGTAAACCAGCTTCAACACCATTAGGACCGGCTGCTTTTTCAAAAAGATTAAAATCCCCAATTTTACCGGTGTTTATTGTTCGCCAGCAAAGTGGTAAGCATAAAGTTATTGTTAAAGAAGCGCTGTATTATGAAAATACCGGCAATGACTTACAGGATGAATATGCTGTAACAGTAAAAATGACTAGGGTTATTGAAGATATAATTATAGCTAATCCAAGTCAGTGGCTGTGGTTTCAAAAGCGTTGGAATACAACAGCCGAGATGATGAAGCATAATTTATTAATAGATAAGGACTAG